One genomic region from Equus asinus isolate D_3611 breed Donkey chromosome 8, EquAss-T2T_v2, whole genome shotgun sequence encodes:
- the BAG6 gene encoding large proline-rich protein BAG6 isoform X9: protein MEPNDSTSTTMEEPDSLEVLVKTLDSQTRTFIVGAQMNVKEFKEHIAASVSIPSEKQRLIYQGRVLQDDKKLQEYNVGGKVIHLVERAPPQTQLPSGASSGTGSASATHGGGPPPGTRGPGASVHDRNANSYVMVGTFNLPSEPRVRLVMAQHMIRDIQTLLSRMECRGGSQAQHSQPPPQTPTVAPEPVALSSQTSEPVESEAPPREPMEAEEVEERAPAQSPELTPSGPAPAGPTPAPETNAPNHPSPAEYVEVLQELQRLESRLQPFLQRYYEVLGAAATTDYNNNQEGREEDQRLINLVGESLRLLGNTFVALSDLRCNLACAPPRHLHVVRPMSHYTTPMVLQQAAIPIQINVGTTVTMTGNGTRPPPAPNAEAPPPGPGQASSLAPSSTTVESSTEGAPPPGPAPPPTTSHPRVIRISHQSVEPVVMMHMNIQDSGTQPGGVPSAPTGPLGPPGHGQTLGQQVPGFPTAPTRVVIARPTPPQARPSHPGGPPVSGALQGAGLGTNASLAQMVSGLVGQLLMQPVLVAQGTPGMAPPPAPATASASAGTTNTATTAGPAPGGPAQPPPPQTSTADLQFSQLLGNLLGPAGPGTGGPGMASPTITVAMPGVPAFLQGMTDFLQAPPPPPPPPPPPPAPEQQTMPPPGSPSGGAGSPGGRGPESLPPEFYTSVVQGVLSSLLGSLGARAGSSESIAAFIQRLSGSSNIFEPGADGALGFFGALLSLLCQNFSMVDVVMLLHGHFQPLQRLQPQLRSFFHQHYLGGQEPTPGNIRTATHTLITGLEEYVRESFSLVQVQPGVDIIRTNLEFLQEQFNSIAAHVLHCTDSGFGARLLELCNQGLFECLALNLHCLGGQQMELAAVINGRIRRMSRGVNPSLVSWLTTMMGLRLQVVLEHMPVGPDAILRYVRRIGDPPQPLSEEPMEVQGSERTSPEPQRENASPAPGTTAEEAMSRGPPPAPEGGSRDEQDGASAETEPWAAAVPPEWVPIIQQDIQSQRKVKPQPPLSDAYLSGMPAKRRKLRADIQKRLQEDPNYSPQRFPNAHRAFADDP from the exons ATGGAGCCCAATGATAGTACCAGTACCACTATGGAAGAGCCTGACAGCCTGGAGGTGCTGGTGAAGACTCTGGACTCTCAGACTCGGACCTTTATTGTGGGGGCCCAG ATGAATGTAAAGGAGTTTAAGGAGCACATTGCTGCCTCTGTCAGCATCCCTTCTGAGAAACAACGGCTCATCTACCAGGGACGAGTTCTACAGGATGATAAGAAGCTCCAGGAATACA aTGTTGGGGGAAAGGTTATCCACCTTGTGGAACGGGCTCCTCCTCAGACTCAGCTCCCTTCTGGGGCATCTTCTGGGACAGGGTCTGCCTCAGCCACCCATGGTGGGGGACCCCCCCCTGGTACTCGGGGGCCTGGGGCCTCTGTTCATGACCGGAATGCCAACAGCTATGTCATGGTTGGAACCTTCAATCTTCCT AGTGAGCCCCGAGTACGGCTGGTGATGGCTCAGCATATGATCAGGGACATACAAACCTTACTCTCCCGGATGGAG TGTCGAGGGGGATCCCAAGCACAGCACAGTCAGCCGCCCCCGCAGACACCAACTGTGGCCCCGGAGCCAGTAGCTTTGAGCTCTCAAACATCAGAACCGGTTGAAAGCGAAGCACCTCCTCGGGAGCCCATGGAGGCAGAAGAAGTGGAGGAGCGTGCCCCAGCCCAGAGCCCGGAGCTCACCCCTTCTGGCCCAGCCCCAGCGGGCCCAACGCCGGCCCCAGAGACAAATGCACCCAA CCATCCCTCCCCTGCGGAGTATGTTGAGGTGCTCCAGGAACTACAGCGGCTTGAGAGCCGCCTCCAGCCCTTCCTGCAGCGCTACTATGAAGTTCTGGGTGCTGCTGCCACCACGGACTACAACAATAAT CAAGAAGGCCGTGAAGAGGACCAGCGCCTGATCAACCTGGTCGGGGAGAGCCTGCGGCTGCTGGGCAACACCTTTGTGGCACTGTCTGACCTGCGCTGCAATCTGGCCTGTGCGCCCCCGCGACACCTGCATGTGGTCCGGCCTATGTCTCATTACACCACCCCCATGGTGCTCCAGCAGGCAGCCATCCCCATCCAG ATCAATGTGGGGACCACTGTGACCATGACGGGGAATGGGACTCGGCCCCCCCCGGCTCCCAATGCAGAGGCACCTCCCCCTGGTCCTGGGCAGGCCTCATCCCTGGCTCCCTCTTCGACCACTGTCGAGTCTTCAACTGAGGGGGCTCCCCCCCCAGGACCAGCTCCCCCACCGACCACCAGCCACCCGAGGGTCATCCGGATTTCCCACCAGAGCGTGGAACCCGTGGTCATGATGCACATGAACATTCAAG ATTCTGGCACACAGCCTGGTGGAGTTCCGAGTGCTCCCACTGGCCCCCTAGGACCCCCTGGTCATGGCCAGACCCTGG GACAGCAGGTCCCAGGCTTCCCGACAGCTCCAACCCGGGTGGTGATTGCCCGGCCCACCCCTCCACAGGCTAGGCCTTCCCATCCTGGGGGCCCCCCAGTCTCAGGGGCTCTG CAGGGCGCTGGGCTGGGTACCAATGCCTCCTTGGCCCAGATGGTGAGCGGCCTTGTGGGGCAGCTTCTTATGCAACCTGTCCTTGTGG CTCAGGGGACCCCAGGAATGGCTccacctccagctcctgccacTGCTTCAGCCAGTGCTGGCACCACCAACACAGCTACCACAGCAGGCCCGGCCCCGGGGGGGCCTGCCCAGCCTCCACCCCCTCAAACCTCCACTGCTGATCTTCAATTCTCTCAGCTCTTGGGGAACCTGCTGGGGCCTGCAGGGCCAGGGACTGGAGGGCCTGGCATGGCTTCTCCCACCATCACTGTGGCGATGCCTGGTGTCCCTGCCTTTCTCCAAGGCATGACTGACTTCTTGCAG gcccctccacctcctccaccacccccacccccacccccggccccagAGCAGCAGACCATGCCCCCACCAGGGTCCCCTTCTGGTGGCGCAGGGAGTCCTGGAGGCCGGGGTCCTGAGAGCCTGCCACCAGAGTTTTATACCTCGGTGGTGCAGGGTGTGCTAAGCTCCCTGCTGGGCTCCTTGGGGGCTCGGGCTGGCAGCAGTGAAAGTATCGCTGCTTTCATACAACGCCTCAGTGGATCCAGCAACATTTTTGAGCCTGGAGCTGATGGGGCCCTCG gctTCTTTGGGGCCCTGCTTTCTCTTCTGTGCCAGAACTTTTCCATGGTGGATGTGGTGATGCTTCTCCACGGGCATTTCCAGCCACTGCAGCGGCTCCAGCCCCAGCTGCGATCCTTCTTCCACCAGCACTACCTGGGTGGCCAGGAGCCCACACCTGGTAACATCAGG ACGGCCACCCACACCTTGATCACGGGGTTAGAAGAATATGTGCGGGAGAGTTTT TCTTTGGTGCAGGTTCAGCCAGGTGTGGACATCATCCGGACAAACCTGGAATTTCTCCAAGAGCAGTTTAATAGCATTGCTGCTCATGTGCTGCACTGCACAG ACAGTGGATTTGGGGCCCGTTTGCTGGAGTTGTGTAACCAGGGCCTGTTTGAATGTCTGGCCTTGAACCTGCACTGCTTGGGAGGACAGCAGATGGAGCTTGCGGCTGTCATCAATGGCCGAATT CGTCGCATGTCTCGTGGGGTAAATCCGTCCTTGGTAAGCTGGCTCACCACAATGATGGGACTGAGGCTTCAGGTGGTACTGGAGCACATGCCGGTAGGCCCTGATGCCATCCTCAGATATGTTCGCAGGATTGGTGATCCCCCGCAG CCACTTTCTGAGGAGCCAATGGAAGTTCAGGGATCAGAGAGAACTTCCCCTGAGCCTCAG CGAGAGAatgcttccccagcccctgggacaACAGCAGAAGAGGCTATGTCCCGAGGTCCACCTCCTGCCCCTGAGGGGGGCTCCCGAGATGAACAGGATGGAGCTTCAGCTGAGACAGAACCTTGGGCAGCTGCAGTCCCCCCA gaatgGGTCCCTATTATCCAGCAGGACATTCAAAGCCAGCGGAAGGTGAAACCACAGCCCCCCCTGAGTGACGCCTACCTCAGTGGTATGCCTGCCAAGAGACGCAAG CTCCGGGCTGATATACAAAAGCGACTGCAGGAAGACCCCAATTACAGCCCCCAGCGCTTCCCTAATGCCCACCGGGCCTTTGCTGACGATCCCTAG